In Sus scrofa isolate TJ Tabasco breed Duroc chromosome 14, Sscrofa11.1, whole genome shotgun sequence, the sequence AGATTCTTGGCACCATTCACATGGATTATTAGAGCTAGATGTGTATAGTTTGGGAAAGCTGTTGagatagactttatttttccccattaatTTAGAACCACTGGTGTGATATGAAATGAGGGGGATTGAGAGGCCATGAGTTAGGAAAATAACCTTGCAGGACCAGACAGCTTTAACTTGGAAGAAAATTCTAAATGAATTCAGTGTTTGAACATGAAGCATTTGTTCAAATTCAGAATGTGAAGTTGATGATCAAGGTTAACTGTATTGAAAGGAATTGCTTGAAAAGTTTAATGAGGAGTACCTCTTgtgagttatgaacctgactagtatccatgaagatgtggtccattcctggctttgttcgtgggttaaggatccagcattgttgtgagctgtggtgtaggtcacagacgcagcttggatctggcatagctgtggctgtggcataggccagcaacggCTGCTCAAaatcagtccctagcctgggaaaatccatattccacaggtgcagtccagaaaagaaaaaaaaaaaacactttaaaatactcaataaattgTGATATTGTGGAGATCACAGATATTTTTactgagaggttaaaaaaaatctaatgttatACAAAGAATACTTGTTTAGAATAGTGATCTTCATATACAGATTCAACATATAGATGATAGATTTAATTGAAATATCACAAGGCCTAAATAAAATTGTTGATGCTGAGCACTGCAGAACTCTTGGATAATTCCAAGAAGCAGCCAAAAACTAGTTTTCATGATAGTGAAATTAACTGATATCAGTGAATTGGGTGATGATCTTGAATGagagtgggtttttgttttcgtattgttttttggtctttttagggccacaatcaaggcatatggaagttttcaggctcagggttgaattggagcttcagctgctggcctgcgccacagcaacaccagatctgagcctcatctacgacctacaccgcagctcacagtaatgctggatcttaacccactgagcagggccaggggtcagacccgcatcttcatggatattagtcaggtttgttaccactgagccacaacaggaactcttgagaGAGTTTTTAAGATGTACTAGGAGTACAGAAAACTAACAGTCTCACCTTTCAGATGTGAGGCGGATACCTTGCATTTCTGTGCATCATATTCAGTGTTTCTCTCTTGATAATGTTTAACAGTGCACACTAATCTTGCTGTTGTGCACCTGTGATTCTCAGTCTTCTCTGGTGGGGCACTTACCTGCCTTCTTCCCTGATATTCTGCCACTAACAAAGTCTGGGCACAAGTGATAATCAATAGATGATTGTGGAATGACTATGTTAATCATCCCACTGTTTGATTAGAAATTGATCATCTCTTTTATCTCATGATCGCTTGAGTATATTTCATCTTCCCTTATTTGAAAGTTTGTGTTTATAAAAATTTgtaatttcaaaatcttttttcatttctattaaaattttcaatGCCTAATAAGTAGACATTGtatttgggagatttttttttttttgactgggaTTTTAGGCTCCATTTCAGAAATTTATTCAATAAGCATAAACATTGGGAAGTTTATATagtatggtttattttttttcctttgtagaagAAGTCTGGCTAGATAATAATCTCAAAATGTGGCACCAGGATAATCAAGACAAACTTGAAAGTTTGGAGAGAGCCCATGAATATGACATTTTTGGGAAATTGTTTCATTCAAGCATTAACTTTGTTCATTTAGGAATGAGATCTCATAAATGTGGCACAGGtgaaaaaagtttgaaacatccttttgattttcttattccaaaaaataacagtgaaaaaaagaaacttgatgaGTTTAATAAGAAATTATTATTCTGTATCAAAGCTGATAGAGCTTATGGCGGAGTAAAATACTCTGATTGCAATAAGTGTAGAAAAGTCAGCAGTAAAGAGCCAGGGCTTGTTTCAAACCATGCAGGAGTCTGTTTATGCATGGAATGTGGCAAGGTTTTTAACAAAAAGTCACAGCTTATTATACATCAGAGAACTCATACAGGAGAGAAGCCCTATGGGTGCCATGACTGTGGGAAAGCCTTTTCACAGAAGTCATTACTCACTATTCATCAGAGGACTCATTCAGGAGAAAAACCATATGGGTGTGGTGAATGTCAGAAAGCTTTCAGTAGGAAGTCACTGCTCATTTTGCACCAGAGAACTCATACAGGAGAGAAGCCCTATggatgcagtgaatgtgggaaagccttcagcaGGAAGTCACAGCTCAAAAGACATCAGATAACCCATACAGTAGAGAAGCCCTATGGCTGCAGTGACTGTGGAAAAGCTTTCTCCCAGAAATTAAAACTCATCACACATCAGAGAAcgcacacaggagagaaaccctataaatGTAGTGATTGTGGAAAAGCCTTCTTTTGGAAGTCACAGCTTATTACTCATCAGAGGATCCATACAGGGAAGAAACCTTATGCGTGTAGTGAGTGTAAAAAAGCCTTCAGCAGGAACTCACTCCTCATTAGGCATCAGCGGATTCATACAggggagaaaccctatgaatgcagTGAGTGTGGTGAAGCCTTCATCAGAAAACCACAACTTGTCAAACATCAAATGACTCATACAGGAGAGAAGAACTATCAATGCAGTAATTGTGAGGAAGCCTTCTTTAAGAAGTCAGAACTAATCAGACATCAAAAAATTCATTTAGGAGAAAAACCCTATGGATGCATTGAATGTGGAAAAACCTTCTTTGGGAAGTCACAGCTCCTAACACATCAGAGgactcacactggagagaaaccttatgaatgcAGCGcctgtgggaaagccttcacCCAAAAGTCCAGCCTGATATCACATCAGAGGACACACACAGGTGAGAAACCTTACaaatgcagtgaatgtgggaaaaccTTCAGTGAGAAGTCAAGTCTCATTCACCATCAGAGAAcccatactggagagaaacccttcCAGTGTAGTGAATGTAGGAAAGCTTTTGCCTGGAAGCCGCAGCTTCTTagacatcagagaattcataccggggagaaaccctatgaatgcaCTGAATGTGGGAAGGCATTTGTTCAGAAAGTACAGCTCATCAAGCATCAGAGAAATCATACAGGAGAGAAAACCTATGGGTGTGGtgactgtgcaaaagctttcttTGAGAAGGCACAGCTTATTatacatcagagaattcatacaggAGAGAGACCCTATAAGTGTGGGGAATGTGGGAAGTCTTTTACTAGAAAGTCACACCTCATGAGACACCAAAGGATCCATACAGGAGATAAATACTATGGATGCAGTGAATGTGGGGTTACCTTCCACAGGAAGGCCCAGCTCCTGGTGCATCAGAGAAGTCATGTGCTGTAGACGTGGTGTGCATGTATGAGAGTGGGGACTAGGCCATGAGGTGTCAGGCCTCTGCCTCTCCAAGGACACAGAAGAGAGAAGCCCTGTCAGTGCAATGAGTGCCCCGCCATGCAGAATTCAGAGagaggactttttttaaaaagtggcaatATAGGAAAGCCTTCTCCCAGGAAAAACAACTTATTACATAATAATGGTTCCTTAGCATGGATGTCTTATCATTATTGAGATAGTCCAGACCTTTCTATCACAAGTGACaggttattaaatatttagaagaCCTGAACAGGAGAAAAACTATTGTCATAACAAATGAGTAAAAGATTTCATCGAGGAAGGttaactcagggagttcctgttgtggctcagtggttaacgaatctgagtagcatccataaagacgcaggttcaatcccttgccttgctcagtgggttaaggatccaacattgct encodes:
- the ZNF605 gene encoding zinc finger protein 605 — encoded protein: MIKSQISFEDVAVDFTLEEWQLLNPTQKNLYRDVMLENYSSLVFLGYQIIKPDTIFKLEQEDPWILDEEILSQSFPEEVWLDNNLKMWHQDNQDKLESLERAHEYDIFGKLFHSSINFVHLGMRSHKCGTGEKSLKHPFDFLIPKNNSEKKKLDEFNKKLLFCIKADRAYGGVKYSDCNKCRKVSSKEPGLVSNHAGVCLCMECGKVFNKKSQLIIHQRTHTGEKPYGCHDCGKAFSQKSLLTIHQRTHSGEKPYGCGECQKAFSRKSLLILHQRTHTGEKPYGCSECGKAFSRKSQLKRHQITHTVEKPYGCSDCGKAFSQKLKLITHQRTHTGEKPYKCSDCGKAFFWKSQLITHQRIHTGKKPYACSECKKAFSRNSLLIRHQRIHTGEKPYECSECGEAFIRKPQLVKHQMTHTGEKNYQCSNCEEAFFKKSELIRHQKIHLGEKPYGCIECGKTFFGKSQLLTHQRTHTGEKPYECSACGKAFTQKSSLISHQRTHTGEKPYKCSECGKTFSEKSSLIHHQRTHTGEKPFQCSECRKAFAWKPQLLRHQRIHTGEKPYECTECGKAFVQKVQLIKHQRNHTGEKTYGCGDCAKAFFEKAQLIIHQRIHTGERPYKCGECGKSFTRKSHLMRHQRIHTGDKYYGCSECGVTFHRKAQLLVHQRSHVL